The following nucleotide sequence is from Mesorhizobium sp. J8.
TCTATCTCGACAAATACACGCCGCTCAATCCGCACTACACGGCACGCTACATCGCCGAGATGCACCGGCGCGGCATCATCAGCCTGGCGGGGCTACGCAGGCCGGGCGGCGAGCTGGTCGCTGTCACCGGCCTGTTCGAGAACGGCCGCACGTTGACCCAGCCCATCGTCGGCTACGATACAAGCCTGCCGGTCGCCGACGGGCTCTACCGCATGATGATGGCGATGGCGCAGGACCACGCCACGGCGCGCGGCCTGTTCTTCAACATGAGCGCGGGCGCCGCCGGTTTCAAACGCCGGCGCGGCGCGGTCGCCGCGATCGAATACAACGCCGTCTATGCCGGGCATCTTGCGCTTCGCCGGCGCTTGGCGATCCGTATCATGGAGGCCATGCTGGCGCTGGTCGGCATTCCGCTGCTCAGGAGGTTCGAACTGTGAGCGAGCGCCGCGCGGAAGCTCACTGGCAGGCGGTGGCGCTGTCCGCCGATATCGGCAGGCGGCCCAAGCGCATCCTGTTCGACGGCGAGCCTGTGGTGCTGTTTCGCTCGGGGCAAGGCTTTGCCGCCCTGTTCGACCGCTGTCCGCACCGGTTGGTCGAGCTGTCGACCGGCAAGGTGGTCGGCGGCGAGATCGAATGCCCCTATCATGGCTGGCGTTATGATGGCGAGGGCCGCTGCACCGCGATCCCGGGCCATGTCGCCGCCATGCCGCATTACCGGGTCCGCCGCTACGCCGCGATCGAGCGCGACGGCGTCGTCTTCATCTCGTCCGGCACGCCCAAGGACGAGCCTTACCTTCACTGCATGCAGGGCAAGGACATCATCGTGCGGCGGGTGCGATCGTCGACTCAGTCGACGGTCATCGACGCGGCGGAAAACATCCTCGACGCCACCCATACGCATTTCACCCATAAGGGCCTTCTGCGCGGCCTCAGCTCCAAGCGCCATCTGGTGCGGGTCGAGGTGACGGGCGGCGAGGGCTGGGTCGAGGCGAGCTACACCGGCGAGGACCGCCAGCAGGGCCTGATCAGCCGGCTCCTGGAAGGCGAGCGCGCGAAAACCATCGGCCGCTTTCGCTATCCCGGCATCGCCGAGCTCGAATATTGGGGCAAGGACGGGCTGGCTCTGGCCACCACCTTCCATCTGCGCCAGGCCGA
It contains:
- a CDS encoding Rieske 2Fe-2S domain-containing protein, whose translation is MSERRAEAHWQAVALSADIGRRPKRILFDGEPVVLFRSGQGFAALFDRCPHRLVELSTGKVVGGEIECPYHGWRYDGEGRCTAIPGHVAAMPHYRVRRYAAIERDGVVFISSGTPKDEPYLHCMQGKDIIVRRVRSSTQSTVIDAAENILDATHTHFTHKGLLRGLSSKRHLVRVEVTGGEGWVEASYTGEDRQQGLISRLLEGERAKTIGRFRYPGIAELEYWGKDGLALATTFHLRQADERTVEGVGWLIGRRQGLLGELKALAFKPLFTIALHQDRRVLRSASDNARFAPQALPVIGPLDFLRRDIAAIMEGRVPDAASEPKVHQIEL